In Haloplanus rubicundus, one DNA window encodes the following:
- a CDS encoding cbb3-type cytochrome c oxidase subunit I, whose protein sequence is MGLFLVIIAAWLARIEDWRSYTPLGSGGAAGESGYVSQEKPAGISRWLTTVDHKDIGMLYGLYGVIAFVVGGLMIMLMRIELLDPGMTLLSNTFYNSLLTSHGITMLFLFGTPIIAAFANYLVPLLIGADDMAFPRINAIAFWLLPPGALLIWAGFFPLGDIIPAQTAWTLYTPLSAGVGGGNQANAGVDLMILGLHLTGVSATMGSINFIATILTERAEEVTWANLDIFSWTILTQSGLILFAFPLLGSALIMLLLDRNLGTTFFAIEAGGTMLWQHLFWFFGHPEVYILVLPPMGIVSYVIPRFSGRRLFGFKFVVYSTLAIGVLSFGVWAHHMFATGMDPRLRASFMAVSLAIAIPSAVKTFNWITTMWNGKLRLTTPMLFCIGFVSNFIIGGVTGVFNASIPVDLVLHDTYYVVGHFHYVVMGAIAFAGFAGLYYWFPMFAGRMYQRRLGKAHFWLWMIGSNITFLAMLVLGYGGMPRRYATYLPQFATFHQLATLGAVLMFVGGLIWTYNFVVSWLEGPKVQDGDPWNLREDGMYTNEWQWFADKQETALADGGDEEDGLVADGGEPTDE, encoded by the coding sequence ATGGGGCTCTTCCTCGTGATCATCGCCGCGTGGCTTGCGCGGATCGAAGACTGGCGGTCGTATACGCCACTGGGGAGTGGCGGGGCGGCCGGCGAGTCGGGATACGTCTCACAGGAGAAGCCGGCCGGCATCAGTCGCTGGCTGACGACGGTCGACCACAAGGACATCGGCATGCTGTACGGCCTCTACGGCGTCATCGCCTTCGTCGTCGGCGGCCTGATGATCATGCTCATGCGGATCGAACTGCTCGATCCGGGGATGACGCTCCTGTCGAACACGTTCTACAACTCGTTGCTGACGAGTCACGGCATCACCATGCTGTTCCTGTTCGGGACGCCCATCATCGCGGCGTTCGCGAACTACCTCGTCCCCCTGCTCATCGGCGCGGACGACATGGCGTTCCCCCGGATCAACGCCATCGCCTTCTGGCTCCTGCCGCCGGGCGCCCTGCTCATCTGGGCAGGCTTTTTCCCGCTCGGTGACATCATCCCCGCGCAGACGGCGTGGACGCTCTACACGCCGCTCTCGGCGGGCGTCGGCGGCGGCAATCAGGCCAACGCCGGCGTCGACCTGATGATCCTCGGTCTCCACCTCACCGGCGTCTCGGCGACGATGGGGTCGATCAACTTCATCGCGACCATCCTCACCGAACGCGCGGAGGAAGTGACGTGGGCCAACCTCGACATCTTCTCGTGGACCATCCTCACCCAGTCGGGACTGATCCTCTTTGCCTTCCCCCTCCTGGGAAGCGCGCTGATCATGCTCCTGCTGGACCGCAACCTCGGCACCACCTTCTTCGCCATCGAAGCCGGCGGGACGATGCTCTGGCAACACCTGTTCTGGTTCTTCGGCCACCCCGAAGTGTACATCCTCGTCCTGCCCCCGATGGGCATCGTCAGCTACGTCATCCCGCGGTTCTCCGGACGGCGGCTGTTCGGGTTCAAGTTCGTCGTCTACTCCACGCTCGCCATCGGCGTGCTCTCGTTCGGCGTCTGGGCCCACCACATGTTCGCCACCGGCATGGACCCGCGCCTGCGCGCCTCGTTCATGGCGGTGTCGCTCGCCATCGCGATTCCCTCGGCCGTGAAGACGTTCAACTGGATCACGACGATGTGGAACGGAAAGCTCCGCCTGACGACGCCGATGCTGTTCTGTATCGGCTTCGTCTCCAACTTCATCATCGGCGGCGTCACCGGCGTCTTCAACGCCTCCATCCCCGTCGACCTGGTGCTCCACGACACCTACTACGTCGTCGGGCACTTCCACTACGTCGTCATGGGCGCCATCGCCTTCGCCGGCTTCGCCGGGCTCTACTACTGGTTCCCGATGTTCGCCGGACGGATGTACCAGCGCCGCCTCGGCAAGGCGCACTTCTGGCTGTGGATGATCGGCTCGAACATCACGTTCCTCGCCATGCTCGTCCTCGGCTACGGCGGTATGCCCCGGCGTTACGCCACGTACCTGCCCCAGTTCGCCACGTTCCACCAGCTGGCGACGCTCGGCGCCGTGCTGATGTTCGTCGGCGGCCTCATCTGGACGTACAACTTCGTCGTCTCGTGGCTGGAAGGCCCGAAGGTGCAGGACGGCGACCCGTGGAACCTCCGCGAGGACGGCATGTACACCAACGAGTGGCAGTGGTTCGCGGACAAGCAGGAAACCGCCCTCGCCGACGGCGGTGACGAAGAGGACGGTCTCGTCGCGGACGGCGGCGAGCCGACCGACGAGTAA
- a CDS encoding DUF6684 family protein, with amino-acid sequence MATKVFDRDTLLDLTVNFIPLFIILFFIVGYAVYDPFGLDSVSRILQYVLLVAPFVLLAILTYLSGKAIATAEKTSTMYLPGGATVDDAEPIEEHEEE; translated from the coding sequence ATGGCGACGAAAGTGTTCGACCGGGACACACTCCTCGATCTGACGGTGAACTTCATTCCGCTGTTCATCATCCTCTTTTTCATCGTCGGCTACGCCGTGTACGACCCGTTCGGTCTCGACTCGGTGTCGCGCATCCTGCAGTACGTGCTGCTGGTCGCGCCCTTCGTCCTGCTGGCTATCCTGACGTATCTGTCGGGGAAAGCCATCGCAACGGCGGAGAAGACGTCGACGATGTACCTGCCGGGAGGCGCGACGGTCGACGACGCCGAACCGATCGAGGAACACGAGGAGGAGTGA
- a CDS encoding DUF7541 family protein: MDEQPGLSDQYRMASPWPIFVAFGIPIAELGILFDVFVVAVGGLLLFCGSLTGMIREAGYAKTAWRPLAVFAVLLFAIGGGLVFTDVNLVTRGYAIITAGALLAAAGIGGELFVPKREPV, translated from the coding sequence ATGGACGAACAACCGGGACTGAGCGACCAGTATCGGATGGCGAGCCCCTGGCCGATATTCGTCGCGTTCGGCATCCCCATCGCGGAACTCGGCATCCTGTTCGACGTGTTCGTGGTCGCGGTCGGCGGTCTCCTCCTGTTCTGTGGGAGCCTGACCGGCATGATCCGCGAAGCCGGCTACGCGAAGACGGCGTGGCGACCGCTCGCCGTCTTCGCCGTCCTCCTCTTCGCCATCGGCGGCGGGCTCGTGTTCACCGACGTGAACCTGGTGACGCGGGGCTACGCCATCATCACTGCCGGCGCCCTCCTCGCGGCGGCGGGGATCGGGGGCGAACTGTTCGTGCCGAAACGCGAACCCGTCTGA
- a CDS encoding VNG_1110C family protein, producing the protein MPSPERLRDSTQIVVPCESLVGLRDDLESDFAVSVFSIEEATCRIVGSPVEIKAVSRFLARHGVNVA; encoded by the coding sequence ATGCCGAGCCCCGAGCGGTTGCGAGACAGCACGCAGATCGTCGTGCCGTGCGAGTCGCTGGTCGGGCTGCGGGACGACCTCGAATCCGACTTCGCCGTCAGCGTCTTCTCCATCGAGGAGGCGACATGTCGGATCGTCGGCAGCCCGGTCGAGATCAAGGCAGTCAGCCGGTTTCTCGCCCGTCACGGCGTCAACGTCGCCTGA
- a CDS encoding OBG GTPase family GTP-binding protein, with protein sequence MGLEEEIEDLREEISNTPYNKSTEQHIGRLKAKLAEKKEKLERQSSSGGGHGYAVEKTGDATVGLVGFPSVGKSTLLNALTNAESEVGEYEFTTLDVNPGMLKYNGANIQMLDVPGLIEGAAGGRGGGQEVLSVVRTTDLVVFLLSVFEIQHYDRLCEELYANKVRLDTSPPSLSISKTGKGGLRVTTTDDVALDEGTIKSVLREHGYVNADVTIRGDCTIDELIDGIQDNRVYLPSIVAVNKADLIDKDYLPTVEENLREHGLDPEEVVFISAEEERGLDALKEKIWEALGMIRVYMDKPGRGVDYEEPLVLREGENTVDDALRKLGGSLDERFRFARVTGPSAKHDEQQVGRDHELQDEDVMRVVARR encoded by the coding sequence ATGGGTCTTGAGGAGGAGATCGAGGACCTCCGCGAGGAGATATCCAACACGCCGTACAACAAGTCGACCGAACAGCACATCGGCCGGCTGAAGGCGAAGCTCGCGGAAAAAAAGGAGAAGCTCGAACGCCAATCCTCCTCGGGCGGCGGGCACGGCTACGCCGTCGAGAAGACGGGCGACGCCACCGTCGGTCTCGTCGGCTTCCCCAGCGTCGGCAAGTCGACGCTACTCAACGCCCTCACGAACGCGGAGAGCGAAGTCGGTGAGTACGAGTTCACCACCCTCGACGTGAACCCGGGCATGCTCAAGTACAACGGCGCGAACATCCAGATGCTCGACGTACCGGGACTGATCGAGGGCGCCGCCGGCGGCCGCGGCGGCGGGCAGGAGGTGCTGTCGGTCGTCCGGACGACCGACCTCGTCGTCTTCCTCCTCTCGGTGTTCGAGATTCAGCACTACGACCGCCTCTGCGAGGAACTCTACGCCAACAAGGTTCGCCTAGACACCTCGCCGCCGAGCCTCTCCATCTCGAAGACCGGCAAGGGCGGCCTGCGCGTGACGACCACCGACGACGTGGCGCTGGACGAGGGGACGATCAAGAGCGTCCTGCGCGAACACGGCTACGTCAACGCCGACGTGACGATCCGCGGCGACTGCACCATCGACGAACTCATCGACGGCATCCAGGACAACCGGGTCTACCTTCCCTCCATCGTCGCCGTCAACAAGGCCGACCTGATCGACAAGGACTACCTCCCGACGGTGGAGGAGAACCTCCGCGAACACGGTCTCGACCCCGAGGAGGTGGTGTTCATCAGCGCCGAGGAGGAACGCGGCCTCGACGCCCTCAAGGAGAAGATCTGGGAGGCGCTCGGGATGATTCGCGTCTACATGGACAAGCCGGGCCGCGGCGTCGACTACGAGGAACCCCTCGTCCTGCGCGAGGGGGAAAACACCGTCGACGACGCGCTCCGGAAACTCGGCGGCTCGCTCGACGAGCGCTTCCGCTTCGCCCGCGTCACCGGCCCGAGCGCGAAACACGACGAACAGCAGGTGGGTCGCGACCACGAACTCCAGGACGAGGACGTGATGCGCGTCGTCGCCAGACGATAG
- a CDS encoding TIGR04206 family protein gives MPERSPIRPAVVFALLAVPWSVQTFVGARPPGFVFAWGLLNFDPFSVTFLWDFLFRYTMGLPDYILAWPLSVACYLLAFASALGGYLFGREDPRVTAGLLAAAGVAQLTLARGFSFQPGRAGWPLGTAACWLVAWWVYRECDA, from the coding sequence GTGCCCGAGCGCTCGCCGATCCGTCCCGCCGTCGTCTTCGCGCTCCTCGCCGTCCCGTGGTCCGTCCAGACCTTCGTGGGCGCTCGGCCGCCGGGGTTCGTCTTCGCGTGGGGACTGCTCAACTTCGATCCGTTCTCGGTCACCTTCCTCTGGGACTTCCTCTTTCGGTACACGATGGGGCTCCCCGACTACATCCTCGCCTGGCCGCTCTCGGTCGCCTGTTACCTCCTCGCGTTCGCGAGCGCGCTCGGCGGCTACCTGTTCGGCCGCGAGGACCCGCGGGTGACCGCCGGCCTCCTCGCGGCCGCCGGCGTCGCACAACTGACGCTGGCACGGGGATTCTCGTTCCAGCCCGGCCGGGCCGGGTGGCCGCTCGGCACGGCCGCGTGCTGGCTCGTCGCGTGGTGGGTGTACCGCGAGTGTGACGCGTAG
- a CDS encoding VOC family protein: protein MDGTLDHVMMRVADLDDSLSWYRSHLDYEEKDRWEADTFTIVYLGPEDMHEAGAMLELTHNHDGAPEEMGDAWGHIAVRVEDVYDAYEELMAEGVEDYRDPDSCGGRYAFVKDPDGHEVEIVQRDHGARWSLDHTMIRVEDADEALGFWTRKFEHVPTRRWESDTFANYFTEPRNAPVEAMSVELTYNYDGRSYTMGDAWGHLCVRVDDLHEDWERLMEREADDYRDPASCDDMYAFTKDGDGHEIELIERDSLEPPLFPE from the coding sequence ATGGACGGAACGCTCGATCACGTCATGATGCGGGTCGCCGACCTCGACGACTCGCTTTCGTGGTACCGGTCGCATCTCGACTACGAGGAGAAGGATCGCTGGGAGGCCGACACGTTCACCATCGTCTACCTCGGCCCCGAGGACATGCACGAGGCGGGCGCGATGCTCGAACTCACCCACAACCACGACGGCGCCCCCGAGGAGATGGGCGACGCGTGGGGCCACATCGCCGTCCGCGTCGAGGACGTCTACGACGCCTACGAGGAACTGATGGCCGAGGGCGTCGAGGACTACCGCGACCCCGACTCCTGTGGTGGACGGTACGCGTTCGTGAAAGACCCCGACGGCCACGAGGTGGAAATCGTCCAGCGCGACCACGGTGCCCGCTGGAGCCTCGATCACACCATGATCCGCGTCGAGGACGCCGACGAGGCGCTCGGCTTCTGGACCCGGAAGTTCGAACACGTTCCCACCCGTCGCTGGGAGTCGGACACCTTCGCGAACTACTTCACCGAACCGCGGAACGCCCCCGTGGAGGCGATGTCCGTCGAACTGACCTACAACTACGACGGCCGGTCGTACACCATGGGCGACGCGTGGGGCCACCTCTGCGTCCGCGTCGACGACCTGCACGAGGACTGGGAGCGTCTGATGGAACGCGAGGCCGACGACTACCGCGACCCCGCCTCCTGTGACGACATGTACGCGTTCACGAAGGATGGGGACGGCCACGAAATCGAACTCATCGAGCGCGACAGTCTGGAACCGCCGCTGTTCCCCGAATAA
- a CDS encoding NADP-dependent oxidoreductase: MRAWHFAERPDGEPTLDSFELREYERPTPRHGELLVRVRYLSVDPYMRGRMRDADSYAEPWAVGDVLRGGVVGEVVESGSDRYAAGDLVAGRGTWAEYSVLDADDATPVDPEVADLPAYLGVLGMPGRTAYFGLLDVAEPRPGDTVVVSGAAGAVGSTVGQLAGLNGCRVVGVAGTDEKTAWLTDDLGFDAAINYATTDDYRAALDDAAPDGVDVYFDNVGGPITDAVFTKLNVDARVAVCGQIAHYNAEAVPTGPRKLPQLIASRATVRGFLVTDYATRADAARERLGGWVRAGDISHRETVVEGLEHAPDAFLGLFSGENVGKQVVRVAE, encoded by the coding sequence ATGCGAGCCTGGCACTTCGCCGAGCGACCCGACGGGGAACCGACCCTCGACAGTTTCGAACTACGGGAGTACGAGCGGCCGACGCCGCGACACGGCGAACTCCTCGTGCGCGTCCGCTATCTCTCCGTCGACCCCTACATGCGGGGGCGGATGCGGGACGCCGACTCCTACGCCGAGCCTTGGGCGGTCGGGGACGTACTCCGGGGCGGCGTGGTCGGCGAAGTCGTCGAGAGCGGGAGCGACCGATACGCGGCCGGTGACCTCGTGGCCGGGCGCGGCACCTGGGCCGAATACAGCGTGCTGGACGCCGACGACGCCACGCCCGTCGACCCCGAGGTGGCCGACCTCCCGGCCTACCTCGGCGTCCTCGGCATGCCGGGGCGGACGGCGTACTTCGGCTTGCTCGACGTGGCCGAGCCGCGACCCGGCGACACCGTCGTCGTCTCGGGCGCGGCGGGCGCCGTCGGCTCGACGGTCGGACAGCTAGCGGGGCTGAACGGCTGTCGGGTCGTCGGCGTCGCCGGCACGGACGAGAAGACGGCGTGGCTCACCGACGACCTGGGCTTCGACGCGGCGATCAACTACGCGACGACCGACGACTACCGCGCGGCGCTCGACGACGCCGCGCCCGACGGTGTCGACGTCTACTTCGACAACGTCGGCGGGCCGATCACCGACGCAGTGTTTACGAAACTGAACGTCGACGCCCGCGTCGCCGTCTGCGGACAGATCGCTCACTACAACGCCGAGGCGGTGCCGACGGGACCGCGAAAGCTCCCCCAGCTCATCGCGTCGCGGGCGACGGTCCGGGGGTTCCTCGTCACCGACTACGCGACGCGGGCCGACGCGGCACGCGAGCGCCTCGGAGGGTGGGTTCGGGCCGGCGATATCAGCCATCGCGAGACGGTCGTGGAGGGACTGGAGCACGCCCCCGACGCGTTCCTCGGGCTCTTCTCGGGGGAGAACGTCGGCAAACAGGTAGTGCGCGTCGCGGAGTGA
- a CDS encoding helix-turn-helix domain-containing protein, translated as MTKYSTGSDRGGGDGDACELCGRETANLQRATVAGAKLLVCSDCAPHGDSGGRGGTGSGSSSGASSGSRGDDEPSRKKRAAQNTARIYDASRGNTKRWEQEGTDYEEDRLPYLVSGYGDHVEAARQEAGLTVEELAAELDADEDDVLALEQGRATRAGVGGSLVRAVEERLGIDLVDE; from the coding sequence ATGACGAAATACTCGACCGGCTCGGACCGGGGTGGCGGCGACGGCGACGCCTGCGAACTCTGTGGCCGCGAGACGGCCAACCTTCAGCGCGCCACCGTCGCGGGCGCGAAGCTACTCGTCTGTTCGGACTGCGCGCCACACGGCGATTCCGGAGGGCGCGGCGGGACGGGATCCGGGTCCTCGTCCGGTGCCAGTTCCGGATCGCGCGGCGACGACGAACCCAGCCGGAAGAAGCGCGCCGCCCAGAACACGGCGCGCATCTACGACGCCTCGCGGGGGAACACGAAACGCTGGGAGCAGGAGGGGACCGACTACGAGGAGGACCGCCTCCCCTACCTCGTCTCGGGCTACGGCGACCACGTCGAGGCCGCACGGCAGGAGGCGGGTCTCACCGTCGAGGAACTCGCGGCCGAACTGGACGCCGACGAGGACGACGTGCTCGCGCTCGAACAGGGCCGGGCCACCCGCGCCGGCGTCGGCGGGTCGCTCGTCCGCGCCGTCGAGGAGCGACTCGGGATCGATCTCGTCGACGAGTAG
- a CDS encoding alanyl-tRNA editing protein, with protein MQTRAPAEPEVREFEATVEDVERGSTNAAIVLDETYFYAESGGQPADRGTLAGVPVTDVQAADDAVVHHLDDDPGVAAGDTVVGVIDDDFRTYCMRAHTASHLLYGAGRRLLDDLGYGGFDIDAEKVRVDFATSTDIDDDVLVELERLTNRAVWDSRSVSWGEVPVDEARARDDVAFNTKTEEGVMDDADTVRLVDIEGWDVAACGGTHVSNTREVGPVEVVDRSNPGEGLTRVEFAVGPPAIDRRASVRRAALGAARALGTSVDSLDDAVADLRAERDELEREVREYKADVLGARLAALPTTERDGAVWRVGTVADFGPNEVGEAAQERVGDGDADVIAAVGEGSAPYVVVATTGDVDAGDLVADLTDEFGGGGGGGPTFAQGGGLDAAPETVVAALRD; from the coding sequence ATGCAGACACGAGCCCCCGCCGAACCCGAGGTTCGGGAGTTCGAGGCGACGGTCGAGGACGTGGAGCGTGGCTCCACGAACGCCGCCATCGTCCTCGACGAGACGTACTTCTACGCCGAGAGCGGCGGCCAGCCGGCGGACCGCGGCACCCTCGCCGGCGTGCCCGTCACCGACGTACAGGCCGCGGACGACGCCGTCGTCCACCACCTCGACGACGACCCGGGCGTCGCCGCCGGCGACACCGTCGTCGGCGTGATCGACGACGACTTCCGCACCTACTGTATGCGCGCCCACACCGCGAGTCACTTGCTCTACGGCGCCGGCCGACGCCTGCTTGACGACCTGGGGTACGGCGGATTCGACATCGACGCCGAGAAGGTCCGCGTCGACTTCGCCACCTCGACCGACATCGACGACGACGTGCTGGTCGAACTCGAACGCCTGACCAACCGGGCGGTGTGGGACTCCCGGTCCGTCTCGTGGGGCGAGGTACCCGTCGACGAGGCGCGCGCCCGCGACGACGTAGCGTTCAACACGAAGACCGAGGAGGGCGTGATGGACGACGCCGACACCGTCCGCCTCGTCGACATCGAGGGCTGGGACGTGGCGGCCTGTGGGGGCACGCACGTCTCGAACACCCGGGAGGTCGGGCCGGTCGAGGTGGTCGACCGCTCGAACCCCGGCGAGGGGCTGACGCGCGTCGAGTTCGCGGTCGGACCGCCGGCGATCGATCGCCGGGCGTCGGTCCGACGCGCCGCCCTCGGTGCCGCCCGTGCCCTCGGGACGAGCGTCGACTCTCTCGACGACGCGGTGGCCGACCTGCGAGCGGAGCGCGACGAACTCGAACGCGAGGTGCGCGAATACAAAGCCGACGTCCTCGGCGCGCGCCTCGCCGCCCTCCCCACGACGGAGCGTGACGGCGCAGTCTGGCGGGTCGGCACCGTCGCGGACTTCGGCCCGAACGAGGTGGGCGAGGCGGCACAGGAACGCGTCGGCGACGGCGACGCGGACGTGATCGCGGCGGTCGGCGAGGGGTCGGCGCCGTACGTCGTCGTCGCGACGACCGGCGACGTCGACGCCGGTGACCTCGTGGCCGACCTGACCGACGAGTTCGGGGGTGGCGGCGGTGGCGGCCCGACGTTCGCACAGGGTGGCGGCCTCGACGCCGCCCCCGAGACGGTCGTCGCAGCCCTACGCGACTAG
- a CDS encoding carboxypeptidase-like regulatory domain-containing protein: MLRVPEVLGALLVLSLVAGASAGVTVAQGGGETVTVTVAVRDRAGNTISNADLDVEWDGGSTTATTAGNGKAFVDVPAGAEVTIRVTHPRYVRNNPYVIDSAAEREVDVQVYRKSTVRLEVSDDDGSVADARVRIQRGGLDIETGRTGPNGVFESDTVEAGRYTVVVSKPGYYTREKPLEIDGDITNRVALRRGSVTVGVRVIDPHFDPPQAVSGATVTLTDVATERTGRSGNVSVTAPVNTETTLRVTRDGYRTAERDLTVGEEATNVSVGISRTPSVTLESANERVVAGERVVLTATNAYGEPASVATVYLDGERVGTTDGEGEARVRIDDPGEHTLYVTKNGVRSNEVGIEAINADGGTDTADATATASPTDEPTPTATTTSDSSPGFTPILALLAILLVAARFARR; encoded by the coding sequence ATGTTACGGGTTCCCGAAGTACTAGGTGCACTTCTCGTGTTGTCCCTCGTCGCCGGCGCCAGCGCCGGCGTCACCGTCGCGCAGGGGGGCGGCGAGACGGTGACCGTCACCGTCGCCGTGCGTGACCGCGCGGGCAACACCATCTCGAACGCCGACCTCGACGTGGAGTGGGACGGCGGGTCGACGACGGCGACGACGGCCGGCAACGGCAAGGCGTTCGTGGACGTGCCCGCGGGCGCCGAGGTGACGATCAGGGTGACCCACCCGCGGTACGTCCGGAACAACCCCTACGTCATCGACTCGGCGGCCGAACGCGAGGTCGACGTGCAGGTGTACCGCAAGAGCACGGTCCGCCTCGAAGTGAGCGACGACGACGGCTCGGTCGCCGACGCGCGGGTGCGGATTCAGCGCGGCGGGCTGGACATCGAGACGGGGCGAACCGGCCCGAACGGGGTCTTCGAGTCGGACACCGTCGAGGCGGGTCGATACACGGTCGTCGTCAGTAAACCCGGCTACTACACGCGGGAGAAACCGCTCGAAATCGACGGCGACATCACGAACCGCGTCGCGCTCCGTCGCGGATCGGTGACCGTCGGCGTACGGGTGATCGACCCCCACTTCGACCCGCCACAGGCCGTTTCGGGCGCGACGGTGACCCTCACGGACGTGGCGACCGAGCGGACGGGCCGCAGCGGGAACGTCAGCGTGACCGCCCCGGTCAACACCGAGACGACCCTGCGCGTGACCCGCGACGGCTACCGGACCGCCGAACGCGACCTGACGGTCGGGGAGGAGGCGACCAACGTCTCGGTCGGCATCTCGCGAACCCCGTCGGTCACGCTCGAATCCGCCAACGAACGCGTCGTGGCGGGCGAGCGGGTCGTCCTCACCGCGACGAACGCGTACGGCGAGCCGGCGAGCGTCGCGACGGTCTATCTCGACGGCGAGCGGGTCGGCACCACCGACGGCGAGGGCGAGGCGCGGGTGCGGATCGACGACCCCGGCGAGCATACACTCTACGTGACGAAAAACGGCGTGCGGTCGAACGAGGTCGGAATCGAGGCCATCAACGCCGACGGCGGGACGGACACCGCCGACGCGACTGCGACGGCGTCGCCGACGGACGAACCGACGCCGACGGCGACGACGACGAGCGACAGTAGCCCGGGCTTCACCCCGATCCTCGCACTGCTGGCGATTCTCCTCGTCGCCGCCCGGTTCGCGCGTCGCTAG
- a CDS encoding HAD family hydrolase: protein MSSSTDYEAVVYDLDGTLVRLAVNWKAAASDATTAFAEAGVDAADADLWSLFETAPEYGLAEDLESILAGHERRGAERAIRLPHADRIPEWGVPVGVCSLNAEAACRLALDRHDLLDHVDVVVGRDSVATYKPDPEPLLTTIDRLGAEPSSALFVGDSERDAVTAERAGVAFEWVD, encoded by the coding sequence GTGAGTTCGAGTACCGACTACGAGGCGGTGGTGTACGACCTCGACGGGACGCTCGTCCGACTCGCGGTCAACTGGAAGGCCGCCGCCAGCGACGCGACGACGGCGTTCGCCGAGGCGGGCGTCGACGCCGCCGACGCCGACCTCTGGTCGCTGTTCGAGACGGCGCCGGAGTACGGCCTGGCCGAGGACCTAGAGTCGATCCTCGCGGGCCACGAACGTCGCGGCGCCGAGCGTGCGATCCGGCTCCCGCACGCCGACCGCATTCCGGAGTGGGGGGTTCCGGTCGGCGTCTGCTCGCTCAACGCCGAGGCGGCGTGTCGGCTGGCACTCGACCGACACGACCTGCTGGATCACGTCGACGTCGTCGTCGGCCGGGACTCGGTGGCGACGTACAAACCCGACCCCGAACCCCTGTTGACGACCATCGACCGCCTCGGCGCCGAGCCGTCTTCGGCGCTGTTCGTCGGCGACTCCGAACGCGACGCCGTGACCGCGGAGCGGGCGGGCGTCGCGTTCGAGTGGGTGGACTGA